In Kryptolebias marmoratus isolate JLee-2015 linkage group LG20, ASM164957v2, whole genome shotgun sequence, a genomic segment contains:
- the crema gene encoding cAMP-responsive element modulator isoform X2: MAVTGDETESAATGDIPAYQLRSPNSGLAQSIVMAASPSSMQSPSSQHAEEITRKREVRLMKNREAARECRRKKKEYVKCLENRVAVLENQNKTLIEELKALKDIYCHKPE; this comes from the exons ATGGCTGTCACTGGAGATGAGACTGAGTCAG CCGCCACGGGAGACATCCCCGCCTACCAGCTGCGTTCGCCCAACTCGGGCCTCGCTCAGAGCATCGTGATGGCTGCGTCTCCGAGCAGCATGCAGAGCCCCTCGTCGCAGCACGCCGAAGAGATCACCCGCAAGAGGGAGGTCAGGCTGATGAAAAACAG ggAGGCAGCACGCGAGTGCcgcaggaaaaagaaagagtaTGTTAAATGTCTGGAAAACCGCGTGGCTGTGttggaaaaccaaaacaagacgCTGATTGAAGAGCTGAAAGCACTGAAGGACATTTACTGCCACAAACCTGAGTAG